The following are encoded in a window of Eleutherodactylus coqui strain aEleCoq1 chromosome 12, aEleCoq1.hap1, whole genome shotgun sequence genomic DNA:
- the FZD8 gene encoding frizzled-8: MERIYLLLLLQMMGFLFCMPTARCAAAKELTCQEITVPLCKGIGYNYTYMPNQFNHDTQDEAGLEVHQFWPLVEIHCSPDLKFFLCSMYTPICLEDYKKPLPPCRSVCERARAGCAPLMRQYGFAWPDRMRCDRLPEQGNPDTLCMDYNRTDLTTVAPSLPEQPQRPAKVPTHGHNKGKARVEPPRTKARPAPAGCEPGCQCRAPMVLVTSERHPLYNRVRTGQIPNCAMPCHNPFFTPEERTFTNFWIGLWSVLCFASTFATVSTFLIDMERFKYPERPIIFLSACYLLVSAGYLVRLIAGHEKVACSREHELEHIHYETTGPALCTLVFLLIYFFGMASSIWWVILSLTWFLAAGMKWGNEAIAGYSQYFHLAAWLVPSIKSIAVLALSSVDGDPVAGICYVGNQNLDNLRGFVLAPLVIYLFIGSMFLLAGFVSLFRIRSVIKQGGTKTDKLEKLMIRIGIFSVLYTVPATIVVACFFYEQHNRQGWEAAHNCNSCLPELAQPRRPDYAVFMLKYFMCLVVGITSGVWIWSGKTLESWRAFCTRCCWGSKATGGSMYSDASTGLTWRSGTASSVSYPKQMPLSQV, encoded by the coding sequence ATGGAGAGGATCTACCTGCTGCTCTTACTGCAGATGATGGGGTTTCTGTTCTGCATGCCTACTGCACGTTGTGCTGCAGCCAAGGAGCTGACCTGCCAGGAGATCACTGTGCCCCTGTGCAAGGGCATCGGCTACAACTATACCTACATGCCCAACCAGTTTAACCACGATACCCAGGATGAAGCGGGTCTGGAGGTGCATCAGTTCTGGCCTCTGGTGGAAATCCACTGCTCCCCGGATCTGAAGTTCTTCCTGTGCAGTATGTACACTCCCATCTGCCTAGAGGACTACAAAAAGCCACTGCCACCCTGCAGGAGTGTGTGTGAGAGGGCACGGGCAGGCTGCGCACCACTCATGCGACAATACGGTTTTGCATGGCCAGACAGGATGCGATGCGACAGGCTGCCCGAGCAAGGCAACCCTGACACCCTGTGCATGGACTATAACCGCACAGATCTGACCACTGTGGCACCCAGTCTGCCGGAGCAGCCTCAGCGCCCTGCAAAAGTGCCAACACATGGGCATAACAAGGGCAAAGCACGTGTAGAGCCTCCGAGGACTAAAGCAAGACCTGCTCCTGCAGGGTGCGAGCCTGGGTGCCAATGCAGAGCACCCATGGTGCTTGTGACCAGTGAAAGGCATCCCCTCTACAACAGAGTAAGGACTGGGCAGATCCCTAATTGTGCCATGCCTTGCCACAATCCCTTCTTCACCCCAGAGGAGAGGACCTTCACCAACTTCTGGATTGGACTTTGGTCTGTACTTTGCTTTGCTTCCACTTTTGCCACTGTATCCACTTTTCTAATAGATATGGAGCGCTTTAAATATCCAGAAAGACCCATTATCTTCCTTTCTGCATGCTACCTGTTGGTATCTGCTGGCTACCTGGTGAGACTGATTGCTGGGCATGAGAAGGTGGCATGTAGCAGGGAGCATGAGCTGGAACATATCCACTATGAGACAACAGGACCTGCCCTCTGTACCCTGGTGTTTCTGCTCATCTACTTCTTTGGCATGGCCAGCTCCATCTGGTGGGTCATCCTATCCCTCACCTGGTTCTTGGCAGCTGGCATGAAATGGGGTAATGAAGCCATTGCTGGCTACTCACAATACTTCCACCTGGCAGCTTGGTTGGTACCTAGCATCAAGTCTATAGCTGTGTTGGCACTCAGCTCAGTCGATGGTGACCCAGTGGCTGGCATTTGTTATGTAGGTAACCAGAACCTGGACAATTTGAGGGGCTTCGTCTTGGCACCCTTGGTCATCTACCTCTTCATTGGCAGCATGTTCCTGCTGGCTGGATTTGTGTCCCTTTTCAGGATCCGCAGTGTCATCAAACAAGGGGGCACCAAGACGGACAAGTTGGAGAAACTTATGATCCGGATAGGGATATTCAGTGTGCTGTATACAGTGCCAGCTACCATTGTGGTGGCATGCTTCTTCTATGAGCAACACAATCGCCAAGGCTGGGAAGCGGCACACAACTGTAACTCATGCCTACCTGAACTGGCACAGCCACGCAGGCCAGACTATGCAGTCTTCATGCTCAAGTACTTTATGTGTCTGGTAGTTGGCATCACATCTGGGGTGTGGATCTGGTCTGGAAAGACTTTGGAGTCTTGGAGAGCTTTTTGTACCCGCTGCTGCTGGGGCAGCAAAGCAACTGGTGGGTCCATGTACAGTGATGCTAGTACTGGGTTGACATGGAGGTCTGGCACTGCCAGTTCAGTGTCTTACCCAAAACAGATGCCCTTATCTCAGGTCTAA